GTTGTATCAATTAACATAATTAGATATTACTTTTTCTAGTTCACTCAAAGTCATAGCTTTGATATTTAAATCTCTAATTAATTCAGTTTTTAAATTTGAAAATCAATATTCCACAACTCTATTATCTAAACTATTTCCTACTTTTGAAAGTGAAATTATTCCACCTTTATTTTGAATAAAACGAGAAAAATCATCAGATGTATAAGTTGAGCAATGATCTGAATGTAATATAAAACTTTTTTCAAAATCAACATTTTCAAATGTTTTGTAAATTAATTTGGAATCTCTAAATTTAGAAAGAGAAAAACTAATTATTTCTTTAGTTTTATGTTTAATTACTACTGAAAGATAAACATTATTGTTTATTGCATCTTTTGTCGCTGGAAGATATGTTACATCAGTAGCATATATATTTCTGTTATATACATCATTATAATCTCTATTAACAATGTTTTCTTTTATGACAGATGTGTTCTTTGATTCTTTTAGTTTTTTTCTTTTTCTGATATTGCAAAATAAACCTAAGGCATTCATATATCTTCCTAGAGTTCTTTCGTTTATGTCTATTTTATAGTGCTTTAAGATAAAATATTTTAATTTTTGTCTACCATATTTAGATCTATTTTGTTTAAATGAATCAATAATCAAGTCTTGGTACTTTATTTTTCTGGATTTATTTTTAGGAGCAAAATTATTTCTTTTATGTTTGGATATTGTTTGTCTACAAAGATACAACAAAATAGCAAGTTTATACGAAGCCATATTAATATGTGATGCCTCTTGAACTTTCTCTGTTTTAAATTTATCTTTTGTAATTTCTCTATATCTTTTTGCAATTTCAATTAAATCTTCTCGTGTAAAAATGTCTCAATTTATATCTTGTTCTTTCTCTTTTCTTGACCTACCGGTTCCAGGCTTTCTTGGTTTTTTATTCATATTACAATTATAATGTTTTAATATTCCTCGTAATCTTGCTTTCACATATTTAT
This sequence is a window from Mycoplasmopsis gallopavonis. Protein-coding genes within it:
- a CDS encoding IS3 family transposase, whose product is MLIFYIFKGEKMGKHFTEEQEKEIYNTFFQLGKKYAIELMYKYGAKAKDKYVKARLRGILKHYNCNMNKKPRKPGTGRSRKEKEQDINWDIFTREDLIEIAKRYREITKDKFKTEKVQEASHINMASYKLAILLYLCRQTISKHKRNNFAPKNKSRKIKYQDLIIDSFKQNRSKYGRQKLKYFILKHYKIDINERTLGRYMNALGLFCNIRKRKKLKESKNTSVIKENIVNRDYNDVYNRNIYATDVTYLPATKDAINNNVYLSVVIKHKTKEIISFSLSKFRDSKLIYKTFENVDFEKSFILHSDHCSTYTSDDFSRFIQNKGGIISLSKVGNSLDNRVVEYWFSNLKTELIRDLNIKAMTLSELEKVISNYVNWYNKFRIQSCLNWKTPYEYSTGLSNLINC